ttagaattaataagggcatcattggaaaaaaataattaatatagctcaaactttcatttggttcttataaaaaatgaccaagatttttcttctctttcatgcttataaataggaccggagggagtatatatgTCTATGTATAATCACTACTGCATATAAGTATAAGCTTTTTTGTGATACAGGCTTATGCACCCTGAAAATGATGGGAAATTGAATTTCGATGAATTTAAAGACCATGTTTATAACACCTATTCAAGTTATATGGACTTTGAAACTAGCGGAGGGAACATACCTGATCCAGAGGATAAATTTGCTCAGCTAGATGTGAACAAGGACCAGTaagtactttttcttttcagCCTCATAAATAAGTAATCACAAGTTTTGAATTGAATTAATctttttcatttgatatgtAATGTTTTGCCTTGCTAACATTTtaccattattatttttattatatattttgcaGATTCTTGACACCAGAAGAATTGATACCTATAGTTCCTTACCTCTACCCCGGAGAGCTGGCTTATGCTAAATATTTCACATACTATTTAATTAGTGAGGTAAGTCACTTTTCTTTGAATTTTAAGGGTTGTGCTGCGTGATTGGGATACTAATGTTACAATTAAGGAAAATTAATGTAGTTTGAGTATGTGAAGTGATAATTAACTGGCTCTGTTCGATGCTGCAGGCTGATGAGAATGGAGATAAAAAGTTGTCACTCGAGGAAATGTTGAATCATGAATTTATTTTCTACAACACAGTTCATGCGGATGATGATCCGGAAGGCGAAGAAGATCATGACGAACTTTGACATATGAAGAGGCCATAAATGAAGTAGCTAGTGACATGGTGCTTCCTGATATCGGTTTTGTAATATATATAGCAATCCTCTTTGTAAAATATATGTAACACAAAAAATTCCAATGCaaataatttcattatttttactgtttaatttttttagtacatcggaAAACAAACAACAAAACGAAAGAAACTAAGGCACAAGTAGCTTGTCCTTTAGCAGGTGCAGATCAAGCTTTGGGGATGGATTCTCCACTACCCGAAAGCCAGGCTCTGGAGCAGAGCTTCCTTGTCTTGCTAGATAATCAGCTGAAAAGTTGGCCTCTCGATTGATCCAAGCTAGCTTGATATTCCAATCCCTGGCCAACAATCCTTTGATTTCAAGCAAAATAGTAGCATGTGAATGCAGCCTCACACGGTCATCATCTTGTAACACCTCCTTAAGCATTCGACAGTCTGTTTCACATAACACCAATCTGTAGCCACGATCCCAGGCGAATATCAGTTCATCCCGCAAGGCTAACGCTTCCGCGAGCAAAGCACTCCCCATCTTAGTCTGAGAAATAAATCCACCAGCCCAGGTTTCATCACTACCCCGCAACAAACCACCACCTCCCATACGATTACTATTCTGGCAGTAACTTCCATCCACATTCAGCTTCATAAACCCTTGCGGTGGTGCTTTCCAAAGTACTCAATCAAATGAAATTTctgctttccttttttttaatcaatactCAAATTCCTTCAAGTTAAACATTAGATTCAATAAAGACCaaacaaattgaaaaaaaaaatatgattcaataaattatattttaaaaacaattttaatttaattatttatttagctTGAATATGGTTAAGGTCTCTGTTTTATAAGAAGAATTAAATTGGATTTATGgaagaaaaaaatcatttaaatgTTATcccagaattttttttaatcaaattaagtcaaatTGTCTACGTGTCATCAATTTTGACCAGTCTACAATCCACATGTGAGATTAGCCGGCCGAGGGTGACCCCCTAAACTTTTTCATATCAGTTTTAATTCttgtaaaaaaaagtataatcaCATTTAGTCCTTTATCTTATTCCTCTTCCACAACATTTGGCGCTTGACTTGCCGGATTTGCCCTTCAACATCTTGGATTCTGCAAAAATAGTGGTGCCACTAGTTTGCCCTTATCCTAATGTTTCTGGCTCCATGTTTTCAATTTTCACGCGAgttataaaactattttaaaaatatattttttaattaatctatataacaaataataaattaagggCACCAGTTTCGTATTGGAGATGAGAGTTCCTCTGTTTGGTATTCTAATTGGAGTGGAGCAGAAAGCATCGCCTCCATGGTGTTGTAAGTTCATATTTCAGACATTGCATTATGCCTCCATGACTTGATTCATGAGAATAAATGGTCCTTTCAGAATTTGTATGCTTTTATACCTTCCGAGGTTCAGTTATTGTTTGATCAAACCACACCATATTTGATGTTGAATGTTGAGAATGTCTAGACTTGGGCGAATGATGGTAAGGGCATTTATACCGTAAGGATGCCTATCATTGGCTTCGTTATCAGATTTGGAAAGTAGAAGTTCCAAAGTCGCTTGTTTGTTTGGTGTGTCATGTGTATAATGCTCTACAGGTAAATGCACTTAGATTTAAATGCAATTTGACATTGTTTCTTAACCTTCACATTGCTCCCTTGGAGGATTGTCTTCATTGCTTGAGGCTTGAGGGAATGTCATCACTCTATAGAAATTTGGAGTCAAATGATAGCTCTCTCTCGGGTCAATTTTCACCTTCCGAACCTTTCTGTTTGGATTAGCAGTTGTACCAGAGGTCTCAATAGTACCAAATTCATATCAGTGTTATGGGATATGCACAAATGGTGTAACAATGTAATATTTGAAAAACAACCTGGGTTGCTCTAGGATGCTTGGAGAATAATTTGTCGTGAACATGATGACTTCATGCGCTTCTTGTCTCTATCAATGTCACAGAACTATGATCTTTATGTGAGCAACAAGTGGACTCATCCACCTCCTCCTACTACTAGAGTCGTGAAGCTTAACACTGATGGGAGTTATCGAGAGCTAGATGGGCGCATGGGTTGGGGTGGCCTGATTCGCGACCAGCACAGTACATGGATTGGTAGCTTTGTGTTGTGTGCGTTTGGCGGTAATCCATTTCTCTAGGAGGCTCGGGCGTTGCTTGAAGGTCTTCCCTTTATTTAGAACTGTAAATTTTAGTTTATCGTTTATGAGGTGGATTGTGCGGAGCTCATTTCTTCTCTTGATGATTCAGAGAGTCTGAGATTCCTACCTCGGCTTAAGGATATCAATCTAATGCTCAAGAGGAATTGGAATATTTCACTCAAGTTGGTGCATCCTGATTGTAATGCCCTACGCCTACGCCTAATactcatttcattttcattaatgTTTCCCAAGCCTGAGACTCatgttggatttattaatcccTGAAGGTTAAttaaagtggtaagagctatgtGACATAAGGGTTTGGAAGGATGAAGGTTTTAGGATTGAAACCCTaaggatgactaatttactatcattactaacaactaatatttaccaataaaaaaaatgttttatctACTAATAATGTGTCTCATTTCCAATTTAGAGAATTTTAAGCAAGGTGTCTCATCTCTTATGAATATCCATCCTAGGACTATAACGAGTTAAGTTTTAGTTACTCTGCAACTAGAAGCGTcacaaaattgaaattgaaattggtgCCAAACTGCAGATGTTGCAAACCCTAGTTCCAGTAACCTTCCGCTTCGTGAATCGCTCATGGCTCCCAAGCTTGTGTGTCCGAGCattctcttcctcctccgaatATGGAGACCAATCACGCGGTGGCCTCCCTCGTTTCTTCTCAGAAACTCTTCCTCCTTCCAAGGCATTCTCTTCTTCCCACTCTCTCTGATTTTCGTAACTGTTTCAATAGTGCCTCAAATCTTGTTGTATCGACATATCTAAGCAATTTGACTGATGGGTATTGCTTTATAGAGCTGGGGTTTTAGGAAAGTTCGTAAAGTCAGCATTTTTAGGATTTGTTCAGAATTTACttcacttttttttgaaaaactattGCTGTTTAATCTGCCATAtttgtttgtgtttttttctgtAACAATTCAGGGGAATGTTGTTCGTGTACAAGGTGATGAGTTCTGGCATATGACAAAGGTATTGAGGTTGAGCAATGATGATAGGTAATCCTCATTTATCAATGCACATCAATTCGAGACGAAAGTTCGATTGGCGAACCTTTAAATTTGACAATTCATTTTTCTAATTGAATATGCATATAAAATAACATTCATGGAATCACAGTAGAATTGAATGTATAAGGTCTTGTCCTTGCAAATGTTGTGTCTGTCTGTTACTAATTTATCTATACTGAAATGGGAAGGTGAGAGGAGTATTCTTCAGGCCTTTTGGCAGTCGAGTTTCAATGGTTTCTGCAAAGTATTTTGTTCGGCCTGGGTTGTTTCGAAGTCAAATTTTCTGTTTCGAAATCAGTGAAAGGAAATGAAGAGATACTTCTTGCACATATTTTCTAGCCTGGTTTCAGTATTATTTTTATGATCCAAATCATGATATTCAAGGGTGCAGCTCTTCAATGGGAAAGGAGGTCTTGTAGAAGGATGCATACGGAACATGGACCGCACCGGAATTGATTTTGTTGCATTGACTGATATGGAGATTATACCTCCACCGAACACGCAATTGCATGTATTTTCTGGTTTTGGTAAGTTCTCGTTGTATTCTGTTGAACTACAACTACTTAGTAACTTTTGCTTATTTTCAACACTTGAGTTTTTCCACCCAATTTTTCACTTATTAAGAACTATGCCTGTCTAGGTACTCTCAAGGGTGGCCGTGCTGACTGGCTTGTAGAGAAATGTACAGTATGTTTCAGGCATATTGAGATTTTATCTTGTTAGAATTActgcttttattttttatggttgTTTCTCTATTATTCATGTTTAGCTGCCATAGGAACTTGGAGCCAGTAGTGTAACTCCTCTATTGACTGAACGTTCTTCATCAATCTCAGAAAATCGGGTTGACAGATTGGAACGTGTCATATTAGCAGCATCCAAACAATGTAACTACATTTTTACTTGTATGAGGTTAAACGTTTATTTTACTCCCATTAGAATTTTCTTTGGGCTATGCAGACTTGTAAGTTTTGAAGTTGGGTCTCAAATAAAGGATGACCTATTTTGCTTTTGGTCAGTGATCCTTACATTGTTGCCTCTTTTTTAGGTCAACGACTGCATGAAATGATTTTTAAACCTCCTGTGGACATTGATGACCTTTCGCATCTTGTAAGTTCTTCATTTCTAAGTTCTAATCACACAGATCAGCAAATGACTCAGGCCAGCAATTTTGTCATGAATTTCAGTTATTTTAGAATATTTTTATCCTCTGCATTGTGATAATGTCCATCTTATTAACCAATGAAATGTTTGTTTAGACTGTTAATACTGTATATATGTTTCCTTTTTCTCTATGGAATTCTGAGTTCATCTAGCGATTTGATCCCAGTTTTTGTTAGCAATTTAATATATGTGGCTAGATAATGTCATCTATGACCTAATTCTCATAGCATTCCAACTCTTCTCTTCTCTATGTTTGTAACCTATTTGCCTTTCCTTATGTCCCTTAGATTGCACAGTCAAAGTTGCCACTTATTGCAACCGCAAAGGCAACTCCAGTTCTTAATGCATTGACATCATTGGAAAAGCAAGCTAGTGGCTTAATCATAATTGGACCAGAAGGAGGTCAGTATGCTGAATGTAGTCTAATTTCCTTTTTTCGTTTCACCACATGTCAGGACATGGATGAGCATTTCAATTGATAAGATTATAAGTTGAGTTTAGCTGAGGTAAAGTATCCCTTTGTTTATCTTGCTATGTGTTCTCCAGACTTCACTGAGAAAGAAGTAAGCATGATGGTGGAAGCAGGTGCTAAAGCTGTTAGCCTAGGGCCTCATCGTCTTCGGGTCGAAACTGCCACGATAGGACTTCTAGCTGCTGTCATGTTATGGTCTGACTCTCAGTAAACTTCGGTCTCTTTACTAATCAGTATATGCAGGTCCGTTACTTGACTGTTAGATAAAAAGAAGTTATTGTAAGTTCACATTGGAGATGAAGATGACAGGCTCCTGTTTTTGGGTCCAAGGATGATATTCTCTGTTTTAGTTGGGGAAACAGAGAGGAACATTTAAGGTAGTTTAGGTTTTTGCCTTCTTTAACTGAGAGGATTCACTGTGTCTGCTATTAAACTGTGGGAATAAGAATTGGTACCCCCTTATTTTCCAAAAAACCCAAAAATGCCCCAATGTTTTAACACCCCCTTTTCTCCCTTTCCCGAGCCTTCACATTCTCTGAACTTTCTCCCGAGCTTTAGGGCTCGGGACTGAAAGTTATTTCCCGAGCTTTAGGGCTCGGGACTGAAAGTTGTTTCCTTACGTTTTCCTTGCCGAGGTCTAAGGTTCGGGAATTGTTCCAATTTCTTCAAAGAAGCTTACCAAGGTTTGGCAACCTCGGGAACAAATTTTTCACATTCCGAGCTTGACAAACCTCGGGAAATCCACGTTTATAAATTACCGAGGCATAGCCCTCGGAATTATTCCGGGAATTAGACCCTCGGGATGTTCCCGAGGAACAAAGCTCGGGAATTTTCATTAggaaatttataaaatatccCGAGACTTAAGGCGGACGTAGCTCCATGAGAATTGATTTAAAGATGGACAGACTGATTCGAAATTAACAACAATGGTAGCTCTAACTTCATGATTCCCACAAAGAATGCTCATATGTGTAATAACAAGTTATTCGTTAATTCTGCCAACATTTTTTAATCATCCATTCTTATGGTGTGGAGTGTTATACAACAttttttagagtataaactTAAGACCTTTATAGTTTCTATATCCCTTATGGGTAGTATTTGAAGTGCAACATATATGATACGTTTTCTGCAAGTGTACGAAACAATTGAAGTAATGAAAAGAGTTTCATATCCACAGAGATTGTGGTTTCTATCAATTCACACATATGGTATGTTTGGTTTGAGGGACGGGAACAAATTGACcaaggaaagaaaacacaaatatcaaAATCCCTTCCAGCGTTTGGATCCTTCATGAACAGtggaagaaagggaaaaaaaaacacGTAGGTCCCACGTCAATGAACATTCCGCTCAAAATGGGAAGAAAACTGATGAAATGCCATTTTGTTCAAAATACCTGTATTACCCTTGCAActgactatatatatatatattcggAAATCGTTCATAATACCCATTCCTCTTCTTGTTTATAACTACTTTTCTCATCATCATTTTGTTTATTTGGAACGATTTCTAATCTGTTTGTTTCATTTAATTTGTTCCAAGTGATTTCATTTGATTTATTATAATTGATAATTGATGCAATGTATCAATATTAcctacaaaatgaaaaaaaactaATCAGGAAGTTTGGTATTGGAGGCTTGATAGAACTGGGGGATAGGGAGTAACTTTTGGACAGATGTTGCTTTTGATCGAGTAGCTTATTAGCTTTAGAGTTCTTACTTCTTACTCTCTTCTTGCTTCAGTAGTACTAGGCCTTAGTCTTTTCTTTAGCTTTTGATAGTTTATCTTTCTTTCTGTTGTATGCTTGGCTGTGTTGTTTAGCCATTTTCTGCTTTGGTTACCTTGTATTTTGACCTCGGATCGTttcctatattttttttatatatatttggcttttccaaaaaaaaattccaaaatgTTATAAAATTACATCATCTAAATATAagtaattattttcataaaaatataaataactaTCATTATTTAACTGTATTTCTAaaaatattttagttttaaaaagaGATGAGGATAGTTATGTCATTTCATATAtatacacttttctttccacccactttttcttttcctttcttttaaaCCAAACAACCTAAAAAAATCATCTCACTTTCCTTTCAAtccttttcctttcctttccctttctttccttcaacttttcttttccaaccaaacaaagccttaGAGTTTTGCTATTCAGAAAGCAAAAGTAAAACAAAACCAATTGTTTAAGTTTGTGATGTAACTTAGCATAAAAAAACTGAATTAAGGTGAACCGATTTAGGAGATCTCAAGATTATGATTACGAATAGCACTTGAGTCTTGCTTTCACCAATTCATGTTATTCACAAGATAACTAAGCAAGTATGAAACTATGGAAAATTATCTATGGTGATTAAGCCTTTATCTTTACTTCTAATTTCCTTAACCAAGCAAaactttcaattcaattcaataagTATAATTCCTTAGCACTTAAATAAACTAATTGAAGATTATTAGAGTTCATACAATCAGGTCACACTGCCCAATcttacccttattcctaagatGC
This is a stretch of genomic DNA from Lotus japonicus ecotype B-129 chromosome 1, LjGifu_v1.2. It encodes these proteins:
- the LOC130734459 gene encoding uncharacterized protein LOC130734459 isoform X2, giving the protein MLQTLVPVTFRFVNRSWLPSLCVRAFSSSSEYGDQSRGGLPRFFSETLPPSKGNVVRVQGDEFWHMTKVLRLSNDDRVQLFNGKGGLVEGCIRNMDRTGIDFVALTDMEIIPPPNTQLHVFSGFGTLKGGRADWLVEKCTELGASSVTPLLTERSSSISENRVDRLERVILAASKQCQRLHEMIFKPPVDIDDLSHLIAQSKLPLIATAKATPVLNALTSLEKQASGLIIIGPEGDFTEKEVSMMVEAGAKAVSLGPHRLRVETATIGLLAAVMLWSDSQ
- the LOC130734459 gene encoding uncharacterized protein LOC130734459 isoform X1 gives rise to the protein MLQTLVPVTFRFVNRSWLPSLCVRAFSSSSEYGDQSRGGLPRFFSETLPPSKGNVVRVQGDEFWHMTKVLRLSNDDRVQLFNGKGGLVEGCIRNMDRTGIDFVALTDMEIIPPPNTQLHVFSGFGTLKGGRADWLVEKCTELGASSVTPLLTERSSSISENRVDRLERVILAASKQCNYIFTCQRLHEMIFKPPVDIDDLSHLIAQSKLPLIATAKATPVLNALTSLEKQASGLIIIGPEGDFTEKEVSMMVEAGAKAVSLGPHRLRVETATIGLLAAVMLWSDSQ